One Pseudomonas sp. AN-1 genomic region harbors:
- a CDS encoding HDOD domain-containing protein, which produces MSRLAETVSRELLQAIRNDHLVLPTLPEAALRIRQTVQQPDIGIAELAREVGSDTALTARLIRVANSPLLRARTEITDLQMAISRLGINYTSTLAIGLALEQMFRAKSPIIERKMHEIWSKSLEVSSISYVLSRNYTTLVPEQAALAGLVHQIGALPILTYAENHPELLQDPQSLTFIIDEVHPVIGDRILHQWNFPESIASIPSQHLNFSRDTNDVDYADVVQVAVLQSYLDTDHLLAGVDWGQVAAFAKLGLDCEVDSAEDSELAASLVAAMSA; this is translated from the coding sequence ATGAGCCGACTTGCAGAGACGGTCAGCCGGGAACTGCTACAGGCCATTCGCAATGACCATCTGGTCCTCCCCACCCTGCCCGAGGCGGCGCTGCGGATTCGCCAGACCGTGCAGCAGCCCGACATCGGCATCGCCGAACTGGCCCGGGAAGTCGGCAGCGACACCGCGCTGACCGCCCGCCTGATCCGGGTGGCCAACAGCCCGCTGCTGCGGGCGCGCACGGAAATCACCGATCTGCAGATGGCAATCAGCCGCCTCGGCATCAACTACACCAGCACCCTGGCCATCGGCCTGGCGCTGGAGCAGATGTTCCGCGCCAAGTCGCCCATCATCGAGCGCAAGATGCACGAGATCTGGAGCAAGAGCCTCGAGGTGTCGAGCATCAGCTATGTGCTGAGCCGCAACTACACGACCCTGGTTCCGGAGCAGGCGGCCCTCGCCGGGCTGGTCCACCAGATCGGCGCGCTGCCGATCCTGACCTATGCCGAGAACCACCCGGAGCTGCTGCAGGACCCGCAGAGCCTGACCTTCATCATCGACGAGGTCCACCCGGTGATCGGCGACCGCATCCTGCACCAGTGGAACTTCCCCGAGTCGATCGCCTCGATCCCCTCCCAGCATCTCAACTTCAGCCGCGACACGAACGATGTCGACTATGCCGATGTCGTCCAGGTCGCCGTGCTGCAGAGCTATCTCGACACCGACCACCTGCTGGCCGGTGTCGACTGGGGCCAGGTAGCCGCCTTCGCCAAGCTCGGCCTCGATTGCGAGGTCGACAGCGCGGAGGACAGCGAACTCGCCGCCTCCCTCGTCGCGGCCATGTCGGCCTGA
- a CDS encoding methyl-accepting chemotaxis protein, translated as MSSQQSKRMDLSSAERRWLPWLGRTGKLAMGWSCWLNRDTCAEVEKVFEGIAQTRSHLLHNWALTQWAWLAELADGLARDFTWLDNRLLQERLAQSADCSELFVVSPQGVVLASSWPGHCNARDLDPAALAAGLRQPFLHGPYVDPLTFDIGPSSSRFHDEVTLMFYQPIRRDDQLLGCLCARVPNDVLGDLIQREAGHVYAESGDNYLFMVESRFDPRIRAGTALSRSRFEDNTFSHGENLKTGVHTRWGTVRVRRHTELELRFVDPATGELHPGVRETIRKGANLFVTYPGYSDYRHVPVVGKGVTFQLPGSPDRWGMMCEADLEEVYRRRSLTFGLMRTFLLVMGGWYAASTGLQHYSGLPQSVLDLLDLGLLGLCGLLFAALGPRRLASRMGEMTAVIRTIAEGGGNLSQRLDRGRMANDESGDMARWINSFIDNLDGIVGEVIRASHSVGQTNAQMLAHNNAACSTSSAVAESMGSMLALVEAQLTEIQQASLTAEEMKSAMEAVIGSARESTQAIRNVVDRSARSVQSLDSRMGQIGNIVELISEITIQTNLLALNAAIEAARAGSHGRGFAVVAGEIRTLASRTASAADEIRHVIEGLQEETRDAVAFMTHGVSNVDASLRQAEQGSSENLRLQQAVQRMFELIKQLDQRSQHYGDTIRGVDQVSQNMQQTLRTLQGSTSRVRHTTSKLQQLVGQFAVTQG; from the coding sequence ATGTCGTCACAGCAAAGCAAGCGCATGGACCTGTCGTCGGCCGAACGCCGCTGGCTGCCCTGGCTGGGCAGGACCGGCAAGCTGGCCATGGGCTGGTCGTGCTGGCTGAACCGCGATACCTGCGCCGAGGTGGAGAAGGTCTTCGAGGGCATCGCGCAGACCCGCAGCCACCTGCTGCACAACTGGGCGCTGACCCAGTGGGCCTGGCTGGCGGAGCTGGCCGATGGCCTGGCGCGCGACTTCACCTGGCTGGACAACCGCCTGCTGCAGGAGCGGCTCGCCCAGTCCGCCGACTGCTCCGAGCTGTTCGTGGTGTCGCCGCAGGGCGTGGTGCTGGCATCGAGCTGGCCCGGGCACTGCAACGCCCGCGATCTCGACCCCGCGGCCCTGGCGGCCGGCCTGCGCCAGCCGTTCCTGCACGGCCCCTATGTCGACCCGCTGACCTTCGACATCGGCCCGTCCAGCTCGCGCTTCCACGACGAGGTGACGCTGATGTTCTATCAGCCGATCCGCCGCGACGACCAGTTGCTCGGCTGCCTGTGCGCGCGGGTGCCCAACGACGTGCTGGGCGACCTGATCCAGCGCGAGGCCGGGCACGTGTACGCCGAATCCGGCGACAACTACCTGTTCATGGTCGAATCGCGCTTCGATCCGCGCATCCGGGCGGGCACCGCGCTGTCGCGCTCGCGCTTCGAGGACAACACCTTCAGCCACGGCGAAAACCTCAAGACCGGCGTGCACACCCGCTGGGGCACAGTACGGGTCCGCCGCCACACCGAGCTGGAGCTGCGCTTCGTCGACCCGGCCACCGGCGAGCTGCACCCGGGCGTGCGCGAGACCATCCGCAAGGGCGCCAACCTGTTCGTCACCTATCCCGGCTATTCCGACTACCGGCACGTGCCGGTGGTCGGCAAGGGCGTGACCTTCCAGTTGCCCGGCTCGCCGGATCGCTGGGGGATGATGTGCGAGGCCGACCTCGAGGAGGTCTACCGGCGCCGCTCGCTGACCTTCGGGCTGATGCGGACCTTCCTCTTGGTGATGGGCGGCTGGTACGCCGCCAGCACCGGCCTGCAGCACTACAGCGGCCTGCCGCAGAGCGTGCTCGACCTGCTCGACCTCGGCCTGCTGGGGCTGTGCGGGCTGCTGTTCGCCGCCCTGGGGCCGCGGCGGCTGGCCAGCCGCATGGGCGAGATGACCGCGGTGATCCGCACCATCGCCGAGGGCGGCGGCAATCTGAGCCAGCGCCTGGATCGCGGGCGCATGGCCAACGACGAAAGCGGCGACATGGCGCGCTGGATCAACAGCTTCATCGACAACCTCGACGGCATCGTCGGCGAGGTGATCCGCGCCTCGCACAGCGTCGGGCAGACCAACGCGCAGATGCTGGCGCACAACAACGCAGCCTGCAGCACCTCGTCGGCGGTGGCCGAGTCCATGGGCAGCATGCTGGCGCTGGTGGAGGCGCAGCTGACCGAGATCCAGCAGGCCTCACTGACCGCCGAGGAGATGAAGAGCGCCATGGAGGCGGTGATCGGCAGCGCCCGCGAGAGCACCCAGGCGATCCGCAACGTGGTGGACCGCTCGGCGCGCAGCGTGCAGTCGCTGGACAGCCGCATGGGGCAGATCGGCAACATCGTCGAGCTGATCAGCGAGATCACCATCCAGACCAACCTGCTGGCGCTCAACGCCGCCATCGAGGCGGCGCGGGCCGGCAGCCACGGTCGCGGCTTCGCCGTGGTGGCCGGGGAGATCCGCACCCTGGCCTCGCGCACCGCCAGCGCCGCCGACGAGATCCGCCACGTGATCGAGGGACTGCAGGAGGAGACCCGCGACGCGGTGGCCTTCATGACCCATGGCGTGTCGAACGTCGATGCCAGCCTGCGTCAGGCCGAGCAGGGTTCCAGCGAGAACCTGCGCCTGCAGCAGGCGGTGCAGCGCATGTTCGAGCTGATCAAGCAGCTCGACCAGCGCAGCCAGCACTACGGGGACACGATCCGCGGCGTCGACCAGGTATCCCAGAACATGCAGCAGACCCTGCGCACGCTGCAGGGCAGCACCTCCCGGGTGCGGCACACCACCAGCAAGCTGCAGCAGCTGGTGGGGCAGTTCGCCGTCACCCAGGGCTGA
- a CDS encoding flagellar motor protein MotB, which produces MSEQAAEGAASDAGTTTAIPARQALLMRQRELEAELAHARQVAGRAKRKMGEGEPLATEPEEESWLMTYLDMMTLMLVLLVVMLAFAGKGALEGLRQAASNLRPAHEGVLPATDGLLPQSALQVPTPLPSKAPVDPLKGLPLDQLGDDIDVVVNESTVSFRISSEILFSSGQADLSLAGLSVLKRLVPVLNSTSHRIAVEGHTDSVPVRSGRYPSNWELSGARAGGVVRYLEANGVASGRLRAVGYADTRPLGDNASAEGRASNRRVELIMEAPGS; this is translated from the coding sequence ATGAGCGAACAGGCAGCCGAGGGCGCCGCGAGCGACGCCGGCACGACCACGGCGATTCCCGCCAGGCAGGCGTTGCTGATGCGCCAGCGCGAGCTGGAGGCCGAGCTGGCGCACGCGCGCCAGGTGGCGGGGCGGGCCAAGCGCAAGATGGGGGAGGGCGAGCCGCTGGCGACCGAGCCCGAGGAAGAGTCCTGGCTGATGACCTACCTGGACATGATGACCCTGATGCTGGTGCTGCTGGTGGTCATGCTGGCCTTCGCCGGCAAGGGCGCGCTGGAAGGGCTGCGCCAGGCGGCCAGCAACCTGCGGCCGGCCCATGAGGGCGTGCTGCCGGCCACTGACGGCCTGCTGCCGCAGTCCGCCCTGCAGGTGCCGACGCCCCTGCCGTCCAAGGCGCCCGTCGATCCGCTCAAGGGCCTGCCGCTGGACCAACTGGGCGACGACATCGACGTGGTTGTCAACGAGAGCACGGTGAGCTTCCGCATCAGCAGCGAGATCCTGTTCAGCTCCGGCCAGGCCGATCTCAGTCTGGCCGGCCTCTCGGTGCTCAAGCGCCTGGTGCCGGTGCTCAACAGCACCAGTCACCGCATCGCGGTGGAGGGCCACACCGACTCGGTGCCGGTGCGCAGCGGCCGCTATCCGTCCAACTGGGAGCTGTCCGGCGCGCGGGCGGGGGGCGTGGTGCGCTATCTGGAAGCCAACGGCGTGGCCAGCGGGCGCCTGCGCGCGGTCGGCTACGCCGATACCCGGCCGCTGGGCGACAACGCCAGCGCCGAGGGGCGGGCGAGCAACCGGCGCGTCGAGCTGATCATGGAAGCGCCGGGTTCATGA
- a CDS encoding motility protein A, with amino-acid sequence MNPSTLIGILSSVVLLAVVLVFSAEDPSLFLDLPSLGIVLVGTLAATFISYPLGEVLRVFGLFATVMRNEKLYTRDDMEELVNISRLWMSGNLRQVEEALQHVRNPFLRTGVQLVVDNTPEEDIIELLQWRISRLRAREHAEAQLFRVMASFAPAFGMVGTLVGLVNLMFLLGDGDMTAIGRQMAIALITTFYGVLLANLVFKPVAVKLERRTEQRVVVMNMVVQGISMMCNKRSPGLMRETLKSFMAQYQDEINDGGAGARGLNGGRA; translated from the coding sequence ATGAATCCCTCCACGCTTATCGGCATCCTCTCCAGCGTCGTGCTGCTGGCGGTGGTGCTGGTCTTTTCCGCCGAGGATCCGTCCCTGTTCCTCGACCTGCCGAGCCTGGGCATCGTGCTGGTGGGCACGCTGGCGGCGACCTTCATCAGCTATCCGCTGGGCGAGGTGCTGCGGGTGTTCGGGCTGTTCGCCACGGTGATGCGCAACGAAAAGCTGTACACCCGCGACGACATGGAGGAGCTGGTGAACATCTCGCGGCTGTGGATGTCCGGCAACCTGCGCCAGGTGGAGGAGGCGCTGCAGCACGTGCGCAACCCGTTCCTGCGCACCGGGGTGCAGCTGGTGGTCGACAACACCCCCGAGGAGGACATCATCGAGCTGCTGCAGTGGCGCATTTCCCGTCTGCGCGCCCGCGAGCATGCCGAGGCGCAGCTGTTCCGGGTGATGGCCAGCTTCGCGCCGGCGTTCGGCATGGTCGGCACCCTGGTCGGCCTGGTGAACCTGATGTTCCTGCTCGGCGATGGCGACATGACCGCCATCGGCCGGCAGATGGCGATCGCGCTGATCACCACCTTCTACGGCGTGCTGCTGGCCAACCTGGTGTTCAAGCCGGTGGCGGTGAAGCTGGAGCGGCGCACCGAGCAGCGCGTGGTGGTGATGAACATGGTGGTGCAGGGCATCTCCATGATGTGCAACAAGCGCAGTCCGGGGCTGATGCGCGAGACGCTGAAGTCGTTCATGGCCCAGTACCAGGACGAGATCAACGATGGCGGCGCCGGGGCACGCGGCCTCAATGGCGGCCGGGCCTGA
- a CDS encoding EAL domain-containing protein: MQSTAPLHTDANILVVDDSPVNVKLLLALLEHYGYRNCQGINDPRWVEPMLEEQLPDLILLDINMPHLSGHDILAWLKTRWGEQAPPVIVLTAQTSRDTRMQALDLGARDFLTKPFDQQEVMQRIRNALQVHFLLKERNDRAILLQNLVEERTAAIARLSLEDPVTALPNRRALLAQLEGRLREKAPAALYFIALEGVDDIARLHGYATSEALSLHLRDRLLEHFAPQATVGVWNTNKWLMITQQPLARGELSNQARAILHCIAQPFSIDQVQVRLDARIGISHTAMPHQSADHLLRLAALALPDTAAEWRLYQSSIEDTLQKRIRLHEALRVALDNQEFFLVYQPKIELPSGRVVGAEALLRWVHPTLGFVSPADFIPMAEDSGEILRIGEWVIEHAIRQLEEWLTARQVSPDFRLAVNVSVQQLTRPDFARNLLNRLLRSRLPAGALEVEVTESGLMENVELAREQLRLLARHSVPVAIDDFGTGHSSLAYLKTLPVSVLKIDRAFVSNMDTEPQDRRLAETVIDMARNFGCITVAEGVEKPEQAEMLRGMGCELAQGYWYSPPLKVEQFIEFCAARKLEMA; the protein is encoded by the coding sequence GTGCAGTCAACCGCACCGCTCCACACCGACGCCAACATCCTGGTGGTCGATGACAGCCCGGTGAACGTCAAGCTGCTGCTGGCGCTGCTGGAGCACTACGGCTACCGCAACTGCCAGGGCATCAACGACCCGCGCTGGGTCGAGCCCATGCTCGAGGAGCAACTGCCCGACCTGATACTGCTGGACATCAACATGCCGCACCTGAGCGGGCATGACATCCTCGCCTGGCTCAAGACCCGCTGGGGCGAGCAGGCGCCGCCGGTCATCGTGCTGACCGCGCAGACCAGCCGGGACACCCGCATGCAGGCCCTCGACCTCGGCGCGCGCGACTTCCTCACCAAGCCGTTCGACCAGCAAGAGGTGATGCAGCGCATCCGCAATGCCCTGCAGGTGCACTTCCTGCTCAAGGAGCGCAACGACCGCGCCATCCTCCTGCAGAACCTGGTGGAGGAACGCACCGCCGCCATCGCCCGTCTGTCCCTCGAGGACCCGGTCACCGCCCTGCCCAACCGCCGCGCCCTGCTCGCCCAGCTGGAAGGCCGCCTGCGGGAGAAGGCGCCGGCGGCGCTGTACTTCATCGCCCTGGAAGGCGTGGACGACATCGCCCGCCTGCATGGCTATGCGACCAGCGAGGCCCTCAGCCTGCACCTGCGCGACCGCCTGCTCGAGCACTTCGCCCCCCAGGCCACCGTGGGCGTCTGGAACACCAACAAGTGGCTGATGATCACCCAACAGCCGCTGGCCAGGGGCGAACTGAGCAACCAGGCGCGGGCGATCCTGCACTGCATCGCCCAGCCCTTCAGCATCGACCAGGTCCAGGTCCGCCTCGACGCCCGCATCGGCATCAGCCACACCGCGATGCCCCACCAGTCCGCCGACCACCTGCTGCGCCTGGCCGCCCTCGCCCTGCCGGACACCGCCGCGGAGTGGCGGCTGTACCAGTCGAGCATCGAGGACACCCTGCAGAAGCGCATCCGCCTGCACGAGGCGCTGCGCGTCGCCCTGGACAACCAGGAGTTCTTCCTCGTCTACCAGCCGAAGATCGAACTGCCCAGCGGCCGGGTCGTCGGCGCCGAAGCCCTGCTGCGCTGGGTGCACCCGACCCTGGGCTTCGTCTCCCCGGCCGACTTCATCCCCATGGCCGAGGACAGCGGCGAGATCCTGCGCATCGGCGAATGGGTGATCGAGCACGCCATCCGCCAGCTCGAGGAATGGCTGACCGCCAGACAGGTCTCCCCCGACTTCCGCCTGGCGGTCAACGTCTCGGTGCAGCAGCTGACCCGCCCGGACTTCGCCCGCAACCTGCTCAACCGCCTGCTGCGCAGCCGCCTGCCGGCCGGCGCGCTGGAGGTCGAGGTCACCGAATCGGGACTGATGGAGAACGTCGAGCTGGCCCGCGAACAGCTGCGCCTGCTCGCCCGCCACAGCGTCCCGGTGGCCATCGACGACTTCGGCACCGGCCACTCCTCGCTGGCCTACCTGAAGACCCTGCCGGTCTCGGTGCTGAAGATCGACCGCGCCTTCGTCAGCAACATGGACACCGAACCCCAGGACCGCCGCCTGGCCGAGACCGTGATCGACATGGCGCGCAACTTCGGCTGCATCACCGTCGCCGAAGGCGTGGAGAAGCCCGAACAGGCGGAAATGCTCAGGGGCATGGGCTGCGAACTGGCCCAGGGCTACTGGTACTCGCCGCCGCTCAAGGTGGAGCAGTTCATCGAGTTCTGCGCGGCACGCAAGTTGGAAATGGCCTGA
- a CDS encoding flagellin, which translates to MSVINTNITSVIAQKNLTSSKSSLTTAMERLSSGLRINSAKDDAAGQAITNRMTAQVRGLAQAQRNANDGISVAQTAEGALNQINDNLQRVRELAVQAQNGTNSDEDLGSIQNEIGQRLNEINRISEETSFNGVKVLAQDQEVSIQVGANDGQTIKINLGKINAESLGLSNFNVDGKAEIANAAATKDDLVLAGFSTLDPAGGAQTYTKTTSVTTPVVTTNNAAATSADVIASLTTGDTVTTASTVNVGFGSTNKTAAFTSDGSGSFGFALADVGNTDVINNLKPAAGDIKAATVTIGGTSQDILIDSDGNITAADDGATLYLDTSGNLTKNTAGAPPAATLTNLTSSMSNNATGTGGTIQSGDTVLTADTATGNVFDVAGKIGAAQLTTLANVAGYTTSTGYTVAAGTAATGGAVTDGGGAVYVEGGSLSNNATTTTGGVTTNTTETYVLQANGKVTATDGALVYKNTDDEFTLDATTAGTKTEDPLETLDEALKMVDALRSDLGAVQNRFESAITNLSTNETNITAARSRIQDADYAVEVGNMTRAQILQQAGTSVLAQANQLPQGVLSLLR; encoded by the coding sequence ATGTCCGTGATCAACACCAACATCACTTCTGTCATCGCGCAGAAGAACCTGACCAGCTCCAAGAGCTCCCTGACCACCGCCATGGAGCGTCTGTCCTCCGGCCTGCGCATCAACAGCGCCAAGGACGACGCCGCCGGCCAGGCGATCACCAACCGCATGACCGCCCAGGTTCGCGGCCTGGCCCAGGCCCAGCGCAACGCCAACGACGGCATCTCCGTCGCCCAGACCGCCGAAGGCGCACTGAACCAGATCAACGACAACCTGCAGCGCGTGCGCGAACTGGCCGTGCAGGCTCAGAACGGCACTAACTCCGACGAAGACCTGGGCTCGATCCAGAACGAGATCGGCCAGCGCCTGAACGAGATCAACCGCATCTCTGAAGAAACCAGCTTCAACGGCGTCAAAGTGCTGGCGCAAGACCAAGAGGTCAGCATTCAGGTCGGTGCCAATGACGGTCAGACCATCAAAATCAACCTGGGCAAAATCAATGCCGAAAGCCTGGGCCTAAGCAATTTCAACGTAGATGGCAAGGCCGAGATTGCCAACGCCGCAGCCACTAAGGATGACCTGGTACTGGCAGGCTTCAGCACACTTGACCCTGCTGGCGGCGCTCAGACTTACACCAAGACCACCTCCGTCACCACCCCTGTCGTGACAACCAACAACGCGGCAGCCACTTCCGCTGACGTGATTGCCAGCCTTACCACTGGCGATACCGTCACCACCGCCAGCACCGTCAACGTTGGTTTCGGCTCGACGAACAAGACCGCCGCATTTACCAGCGACGGCAGCGGCTCCTTCGGTTTCGCCCTGGCAGATGTTGGCAATACCGATGTCATTAACAACTTGAAACCCGCAGCCGGTGACATCAAGGCAGCCACCGTCACCATCGGCGGCACCAGTCAGGACATCCTCATCGATAGCGATGGCAACATCACCGCCGCCGACGACGGCGCCACGCTCTACCTCGACACCAGTGGCAACCTGACCAAGAACACTGCAGGCGCCCCGCCCGCCGCCACACTGACCAACCTCACCAGCAGCATGAGTAACAACGCCACCGGTACCGGCGGCACCATCCAGTCGGGCGACACCGTCCTGACCGCAGACACCGCAACCGGTAACGTATTCGATGTTGCCGGCAAGATTGGCGCAGCTCAACTAACCACCCTCGCAAATGTTGCCGGCTATACGACCAGCACAGGCTATACCGTAGCAGCCGGCACCGCAGCGACAGGCGGCGCCGTTACTGACGGCGGCGGCGCAGTGTACGTAGAGGGCGGCTCACTCAGCAACAACGCAACCACTACCACCGGCGGCGTGACCACTAACACGACTGAAACCTATGTGCTGCAGGCCAACGGCAAGGTAACTGCAACCGATGGCGCTTTGGTCTACAAAAATACCGACGATGAGTTCACTCTTGATGCCACTACCGCCGGCACCAAGACCGAAGACCCGCTGGAAACCTTGGACGAGGCCTTGAAAATGGTCGACGCCCTGCGCTCTGACCTGGGTGCCGTGCAGAACCGCTTCGAGTCGGCCATTACCAACCTGAGCACCAACGAGACCAACATCACCGCCGCTCGCTCGCGCATCCAGGACGCCGACTACGCTGTGGAAGTGGGCAACATGACCCGCGCGCAGATCCTGCAGCAGGCCGGCACCTCGGTTCTGGCTCAGGCCAACCAGCTGCCGCAGGGCGTGCTGTCCCTGCTGCGCTGA